From the Chloroflexus aurantiacus J-10-fl genome, one window contains:
- a CDS encoding vWA domain-containing protein produces MSFLAPLALISAAIVGPIIVAMYLLKLRREERVISSTFLWQRMVRDIEANAPWQKLRRNLLLLLQLLLMILLVLALARPFLPVTGISGSNLIIIFDRSTSMLATDELPTRLEAARRQAIALIDQLPDNGRATIITVGGQMEAPIASSNDRRELRRVIEQIQPSYSNQSDLTQALTLASALAAREPDSEVAIISDGNVTLPDGLRVPARVRYFPIGRATDNVAINAIALQPGPFEQTLFVQATNYGDSPVTRRLSIYLDGRLDFAIDLTIDPGREQSLTQPIPSTVTIVEARLDENGDALPVDDRAFAVSPQRETVRVRLVSDGNRFLETGLSLLPGIEVVKTPTTTTTFPESAAEIPLTIFDGVTPAELPPGNLLFIGPLQSTELFSITGEFDFPLIRPASLEDPLLRNVRLNDVNILRAPRIVPGTWARIIVDSDGGPLLLAGEREGRRIVVLAFDLHLSDLPLNIAFPLLLSNMIEYLLPVSGVQLTTGQPIVAPVDPSIEEVRIIRPDGRVVSSRDGQVQVQTNQTFYTNTDVPGVYTLEERRGNEVIASRRFAVNLFAPNESRIEPRRDLAIPQISGAQSTVVRERDGRQEIWRWLALVALIVLLIEWLYYQRNTLTMLRERWRRRTA; encoded by the coding sequence ATGTCGTTTCTGGCACCATTAGCGTTAATCAGTGCAGCAATTGTTGGCCCAATCATCGTGGCCATGTATCTGCTCAAGTTACGCCGGGAAGAGCGCGTCATCTCGTCTACCTTCCTCTGGCAGCGGATGGTGCGTGACATTGAAGCCAATGCACCGTGGCAGAAACTGCGTCGGAATCTGCTCTTACTCTTGCAATTGCTGCTGATGATATTGCTGGTGCTGGCCCTGGCCCGCCCCTTCCTGCCCGTAACCGGTATCAGTGGCTCAAACCTGATCATCATCTTCGACCGCTCGACCAGCATGCTGGCGACCGACGAGCTACCGACGCGCCTGGAAGCAGCCCGTCGCCAGGCTATCGCATTGATCGACCAGCTTCCCGATAATGGCCGGGCCACGATTATTACGGTTGGCGGTCAGATGGAAGCGCCTATCGCCTCGTCAAACGACCGTCGCGAGCTACGTCGGGTTATTGAACAGATTCAACCCAGCTACAGCAATCAATCCGACTTGACCCAGGCCCTCACCCTGGCCTCAGCCCTCGCGGCCCGTGAACCCGATAGCGAAGTAGCGATCATTTCCGACGGGAATGTCACTCTTCCTGATGGCTTGCGCGTCCCGGCCCGAGTGCGCTACTTCCCGATTGGCCGGGCAACCGATAATGTGGCAATTAACGCGATTGCACTCCAGCCCGGCCCCTTCGAGCAAACCCTGTTCGTCCAGGCCACAAACTACGGTGACAGTCCGGTGACCCGGCGGCTATCGATCTATCTCGATGGTCGGCTCGATTTTGCGATTGACCTGACCATCGATCCGGGTCGTGAGCAGAGCCTGACTCAACCTATCCCGTCTACCGTCACGATTGTTGAGGCACGGCTCGACGAAAACGGCGATGCCTTGCCGGTTGATGATCGCGCCTTTGCCGTTAGCCCACAACGTGAAACGGTGCGCGTGCGGCTGGTCAGTGACGGCAATCGCTTCCTTGAAACCGGTCTCTCTCTGCTGCCCGGCATCGAGGTCGTGAAAACACCAACGACGACCACCACCTTCCCGGAAAGCGCAGCAGAAATCCCGCTCACCATCTTTGACGGCGTCACACCCGCCGAACTGCCACCGGGGAACCTGCTCTTCATCGGCCCTCTCCAGAGCACAGAACTCTTTTCGATCACCGGCGAATTTGACTTTCCGCTCATTCGTCCGGCGTCGCTTGAAGACCCTCTCTTGCGCAACGTGCGCTTGAACGACGTCAACATCTTGCGCGCACCGCGTATCGTTCCCGGCACATGGGCGCGGATCATCGTTGATAGCGATGGCGGCCCGCTCCTGCTGGCCGGAGAGCGTGAAGGGCGGCGGATTGTGGTGTTGGCCTTCGACCTGCACCTGTCAGACCTGCCGCTCAACATTGCCTTCCCGTTACTCCTCTCGAACATGATCGAGTATCTCTTGCCGGTGAGTGGCGTCCAACTGACCACCGGGCAGCCGATTGTGGCGCCGGTTGATCCGAGTATCGAAGAGGTTCGGATAATCCGCCCGGATGGGCGCGTCGTCAGCTCACGCGACGGCCAGGTGCAGGTGCAGACGAATCAAACCTTTTACACCAATACCGACGTTCCCGGTGTGTATACGCTGGAGGAACGGCGCGGAAATGAAGTCATTGCCAGTCGCCGCTTCGCGGTCAATCTCTTTGCGCCCAATGAATCACGGATCGAACCGCGTCGTGACCTTGCCATCCCCCAGATTAGCGGTGCGCAGAGCACGGTCGTGCGTGAGCGAGATGGCCGGCAGGAAATCTGGCGCTGGCTGGCGTTGGTCGCGTTGATCGTGCTGTTGATCGAATGGCTCTACTATCAACGCAATACGCTGACCATGCTCCGCGAGCGCTGGCGGCGACGGACGGCTTAG
- a CDS encoding zinc ribbon domain-containing protein yields MVERICPACRHGNPLENRYCGACGAALTEPDALAPREQAALAPRTFPLALTPAQVRQLGTALALGVATLAVEAGRAWLRRRMGSAPTAAPITTVTTPTITTPAVSAPISVTTTIISQRVVEIWERGELVRQVVERHVWRREE; encoded by the coding sequence ATGGTTGAACGGATCTGTCCGGCCTGTCGCCATGGCAACCCGCTTGAGAATCGGTACTGCGGCGCGTGCGGCGCGGCGCTCACCGAACCTGATGCGCTGGCTCCGCGTGAGCAGGCGGCGCTGGCTCCGCGTACCTTTCCCCTGGCATTGACGCCGGCGCAGGTACGGCAGCTCGGTACGGCGCTGGCCCTCGGTGTGGCGACGCTGGCCGTTGAAGCCGGGCGGGCATGGCTCCGACGCCGGATGGGGAGTGCGCCGACGGCAGCCCCGATTACGACGGTGACGACGCCGACGATCACGACGCCGGCTGTTTCGGCGCCGATCAGTGTGACAACGACGATTATCAGTCAACGGGTCGTTGAAATCTGGGAACGTGGCGAACTGGTGCGTCAGGTGGTTGAACGCCACGTCTGGCGCCGTGAAGAATAG
- a CDS encoding Crp/Fnr family transcriptional regulator — MSDTRDVLSLFHDLGPAARADLTALLQVASYPSGHIFHLPNETGTHVFFLQQGRVRIYKVSPEGRALTLLVLHPPGLFGEMALIGAGMHDTCAEAMTDCTVARIEREALRNFLGRYPAAAIDLMELMGSRLRTMEQRLADIAFKSVPQRLAALLLDLAGDPTDDTAPMKIVRYTHQQLAEMIGAYRETVTKALGDMREANLIQVIDDAIILTDPAQLRRLAS, encoded by the coding sequence ATGAGTGACACGCGCGATGTCCTCTCGCTCTTTCACGATCTGGGGCCGGCGGCACGGGCAGACTTGACGGCGCTGTTGCAGGTCGCCTCGTATCCGTCCGGGCATATCTTTCATCTTCCGAACGAAACCGGTACGCACGTGTTTTTCTTACAGCAGGGGCGGGTGCGGATTTACAAGGTGTCGCCTGAAGGGAGAGCGCTTACGCTGCTGGTATTGCATCCACCCGGTCTGTTTGGCGAAATGGCCCTGATCGGGGCCGGGATGCACGACACGTGTGCCGAGGCGATGACCGATTGTACCGTGGCCCGCATCGAGCGGGAAGCACTGCGCAATTTTCTCGGTCGCTACCCTGCCGCAGCAATTGATCTGATGGAATTGATGGGGTCGCGCCTGCGCACAATGGAGCAACGCCTGGCCGATATTGCCTTCAAAAGCGTACCCCAACGTCTGGCCGCACTCTTACTTGATTTGGCCGGTGATCCGACGGATGATACTGCACCGATGAAGATTGTTCGCTATACCCACCAGCAACTGGCCGAGATGATCGGTGCCTATCGAGAGACGGTCACCAAAGCCCTGGGTGATATGCGCGAAGCGAATCTGATCCAGGTCATCGACGATGCCATCATTCTGACCGACCCGGCTCAGTTGCGTCGGCTGGCGTCGTGA
- a CDS encoding AAA family ATPase translates to MTVAPQATTTLSPEEFRQRAQQIEAEVAQVIVGQHDLIRQVIITLLAGGNALLEGVPGLAKTTLVRTLADVIDCKFSRIQFTPDLMPADIVGTTLISEDSHGHKSFRFEPGPIFANLVLADEINRATPKTQSALLEAMQERTVTVAKTIHQLPKPFFVLATQNPLEMEGTYPLPEAQLDRFFFKINVAFPSAAELVEIAQRTTGARQPTARHVADGATIIQMQELARTVPIASHVLSYAARLITATHPESKDAPAITKQYVRYGASPRGMQTLILAGKILALLDGRYNVSFGDLRLAALPALRHRVVLNFEAQAEGISPDDVVKGVLEAVKEE, encoded by the coding sequence ATGACTGTTGCTCCCCAGGCCACGACAACCCTCTCGCCGGAAGAGTTTCGGCAGCGTGCTCAGCAGATTGAAGCTGAAGTTGCTCAGGTGATTGTCGGCCAACACGATCTGATCCGACAGGTCATTATCACGCTGCTGGCCGGTGGCAATGCGCTGCTCGAAGGCGTGCCGGGCCTGGCGAAGACTACGCTGGTGCGCACGCTGGCCGATGTGATCGATTGTAAGTTTTCGCGTATCCAGTTTACGCCCGACCTGATGCCGGCGGATATTGTAGGAACGACGCTGATCAGTGAAGACTCCCACGGTCATAAGTCGTTCCGCTTTGAGCCGGGGCCGATCTTTGCCAATCTGGTGCTGGCCGATGAGATTAACCGGGCCACTCCTAAAACTCAGTCGGCGCTGCTCGAAGCGATGCAGGAGCGCACGGTGACCGTTGCCAAGACGATCCATCAACTGCCGAAGCCGTTTTTCGTACTGGCGACGCAGAACCCGCTCGAAATGGAAGGCACCTATCCCCTGCCGGAAGCGCAGCTCGACCGCTTCTTCTTCAAGATTAATGTTGCCTTCCCTTCGGCGGCGGAACTGGTTGAGATCGCCCAGCGTACCACCGGGGCGCGCCAGCCAACGGCACGCCACGTCGCCGATGGGGCGACGATTATCCAGATGCAGGAGTTGGCCCGTACCGTCCCTATCGCCAGCCATGTCTTGAGCTATGCCGCCCGCCTGATTACGGCCACCCACCCGGAGAGCAAGGATGCACCGGCGATCACAAAGCAGTATGTGCGCTACGGTGCCTCGCCCCGTGGTATGCAGACCCTGATTCTGGCCGGTAAAATCCTGGCCTTGCTCGATGGCCGATACAACGTCTCCTTTGGCGATCTGCGCCTGGCTGCGCTGCCGGCACTCCGCCATCGCGTGGTGCTCAACTTCGAGGCCCAGGCCGAAGGCATCAGCCCTGACGACGTGGTGAAGGGGGTTCTGGAAGCGGTGAAGGAAGAGTGA
- a CDS encoding DUF58 domain-containing protein, whose protein sequence is MAGPLLTTAFLRKLDRLSLQTRRAMAGDLQGERRSPKRGSSVEFADFRPYTTGDDIRQIDWNLYARAERFYLKLFVAEEELNVHLLVDTSRSMAWGNPEKLHYARQIAATFGYIALNNLDRVNVTAFGGRPAAVSGIRGKRGAITLFEFLQRLEAGSTTNLTQFCRTYLQTARSAGPLLLCSDLFDPGWRDALRALTARPFEITIMHILSPQEIDPPIEGDIRLVDSEGGPAVEISADLDVLQRYRDTLRDWQHEIETFCSGRGIRYVPVNTAVPIEEFVFAQLRRAGIVR, encoded by the coding sequence ATGGCCGGGCCGTTGCTGACAACCGCGTTTTTGCGCAAGCTGGATCGCCTGTCGCTGCAAACCCGGCGGGCAATGGCGGGCGATCTGCAGGGTGAACGCCGTAGCCCCAAACGCGGCTCGTCGGTCGAGTTTGCCGATTTTCGTCCTTACACGACCGGCGATGACATCCGGCAGATCGACTGGAATCTCTACGCCCGGGCCGAACGGTTCTACCTGAAACTGTTTGTGGCCGAAGAGGAGCTGAATGTTCATCTGCTGGTAGATACCAGTCGCAGCATGGCCTGGGGCAATCCAGAAAAACTGCACTACGCCCGCCAGATTGCCGCGACCTTCGGCTACATTGCCCTGAATAATCTCGACCGGGTGAATGTGACTGCGTTTGGTGGCCGTCCGGCGGCGGTGAGTGGCATTCGCGGCAAGCGCGGTGCCATTACCCTGTTTGAGTTTTTGCAGCGGCTGGAAGCCGGCAGTACGACCAATCTGACCCAGTTCTGCCGCACCTATCTCCAGACCGCCCGGAGCGCCGGGCCGCTCTTGCTCTGTTCTGATCTGTTTGATCCAGGCTGGCGCGATGCGCTGCGGGCACTGACGGCACGACCGTTTGAGATAACCATTATGCACATCCTGTCGCCGCAAGAGATTGATCCCCCGATTGAAGGTGATATTCGCCTGGTTGATAGCGAAGGGGGGCCGGCGGTTGAAATCAGCGCCGATCTCGATGTGCTTCAGCGCTACCGTGACACTTTGCGCGACTGGCAACACGAAATCGAAACCTTTTGCAGTGGACGTGGCATCCGCTACGTGCCGGTCAATACGGCTGTACCGATTGAAGAGTTTGTCTTCGCCCAACTACGACGAGCTGGTATTGTGCGATGA
- a CDS encoding DUF402 domain-containing protein: MIEVCLIKPAKGQIIRYPATVIACDDQSVTVQAEWRLGRVDFGLFSIEPGDVMIETFYVNRWYNIFRVQQPDGTTRGWYCNMARPARIDGTTIETEDLEIDLIVSADRRHVELTDLGEYEARGIAQTDPYADAALRAALAELRDLIARGEAPFTPDPPITDHGSTAHRPHTTTNR; the protein is encoded by the coding sequence ATGATTGAAGTGTGCCTGATCAAACCGGCAAAGGGTCAGATCATTCGCTATCCGGCGACTGTGATCGCCTGCGATGATCAGAGTGTGACCGTGCAGGCCGAGTGGCGGTTGGGACGGGTCGATTTCGGTCTGTTCAGTATCGAGCCGGGGGATGTGATGATCGAGACATTTTATGTCAATCGCTGGTATAACATCTTCCGCGTACAGCAGCCCGACGGCACGACGCGCGGCTGGTACTGCAATATGGCCCGTCCCGCCCGTATTGACGGCACCACCATCGAGACCGAAGATTTAGAGATCGACCTGATTGTCAGTGCCGACCGCCGGCACGTCGAACTGACCGATCTGGGTGAATACGAAGCACGGGGGATTGCCCAAACCGATCCCTATGCCGATGCCGCGCTGCGCGCAGCGCTGGCCGAATTGCGTGATCTGATTGCCCGTGGCGAGGCTCCGTTCACTCCTGATCCGCCGATCACGGATCACGGTAGCACAGCGCACAGGCCGCATACCACTACGAACAGGTAA